The Pyrus communis chromosome 9, drPyrComm1.1, whole genome shotgun sequence genome has a segment encoding these proteins:
- the LOC137744893 gene encoding serine--tRNA ligase-like, translating into MLDINLFREEKGHNPEIIRESQRRRFKGVEIVDEVIQLDKEWRQRQFELESLRKEFNKINKRVAQLRIAGEDATEVIKDTEENKRLAAEKEVEVREALTQLNSKLEIIGNLVHDSVPFSNDEENNAVIRSWGDKRVEPKLKNHVELVELLGIADLKKGAEVAGGRGFYLKGAGVRLNQALINFGLDFLEERGYTELHTPFFMRKDIMGKCAQLAQFDEELYKVTGEGDDKYLIATSEQPLCAYHIDDWIHPSQLPLRYAGYSSCFRKEVGSHGRDTLGIFRVHQFEKVEQFCITTPNGNDSWEMHEEMIKNSEEFYQALGLPYRIVSIVSGALNDAAAKKYDLEGWFPASQTYRELVSCSNCTDYQSRKLEIRYGQKKGNEQTKQYVHLLNSTLTATERTMCCILENYQTEEGVNVPKVLQPFMGGKEFLPFKEKPVPEVKGKKSKA; encoded by the exons atgcTGGACATCAATCTGTTCAGAGAGGAGAAGGGCCACAACCCCGAAATAATCCGGGAATCTCAACGGCGACGTTTCAAAGGCGTCGAGATCGTCGACGAGGTCATCCAGCTCGACAAAGAATGGCGCCAGC GTCAATTCGAGCTTGAGAGCCTTCGGAAAGAGTTCAACAAGATCAACAAGCGAGTTGCTCAGCTGAGGATT GCAGGAGAGGATGCAACTGAGGTGATTAAGGACACAGAGGAAAATAAAAGGTTGGCAGCAGAGAAAGAAGTTGAAGTGCGAGAAGCTTTAACACAGTTGAATTCAAAACTGGAAATCATTGGAAACCTTGTGCATGATTCGGTTCCCTTTAGCAATGATGAG gaAAATAATGCTGTGATTAGATCATGGGGTGACAAACGAGTGGAGCCAAAACTCAAAAATcatgttgaacttgttgagcttcttggGATTGCAGACTTGAAGAAAG GCGCTGAAGTGGCAGGAGGTAGAGGTTTTTACCTGAAGGGTGCTGGTGTACGCCTTAATCAAGCTCTGATAAACTTTGGTCTTGATTTTCTTGAGGAAAGGGGATATACAGAACTGCATACCCCATTTTTCATGAGAAAAGATATCATGGGAAAGTGTGCTCAATTAGCACAATTTGATGAGGAACTTTACAAG GTTACCGGTGAAGGTGATGACAAATATCTGATTGCTACATCTGAACAGCCACTTTGTGCATATCATATAGACGATTGGATCCATCCATCCCAGTTACCCTTAAG aTATGCGGGATATTCATCTTGTTTTCGTAAAGAAGTTGGTTCACACGGTCGAGATACCTTGGGAATTTTTAGGGTCCATCAGTTTGAGAAAGTTGAACAGTTCTGTATTACAACCCCAAATGGCAATGACTCTTGGGAAATGCACGAGGAAATGATAAAAAACTCTGAGGAATTTTATCAAGCG TTAGGGCTCCCCTATCGTATTGTGTCCATCGTTTCTGGTGCTTTGAATGATGCCGCAGCAAAGAAGTATGATCTGGAAGGATGGTTTCCTGCGTCTCAGACATATAGAGAGCTGGTTTCTTGTTCAAACTGTACGGACTACCAGTCAAGAAAGTTAGAAATTCGATATGGGCAGAAAAAG GGCAACGAGCAGACAAAGCAATATGTTCACTTATTGAACTCAACTCTTACTGCGACAGAGAGAACCATGTGCTGCATTCTCGAGAACTACCAGACCGAAGAGGgtgtaaatgtaccaaaagttCTTCAACCTTTCATGGGTGGAAAGGAGTTCCTACCGTTCAAGGAGAAACCGGTCCCTGAAGTCAAAGGGAAGAAATCGAAGGCctaa